In Leptospira koniambonensis, the following proteins share a genomic window:
- a CDS encoding transketolase family protein: MGAVSASSADQKATRDGYGDALHELGAKRSDIVVLDADLSGSTKTNKFSKAFPDRFFNVGVAEQNLVGHAAGLALAGYVPFASSFAMFLSGRAWEVVRNSIVYPFLNVKLVASHGGITVGEDGASHQCIEDFATMRAIPEMVVICPSDYNETKQIIHAIADYKGPVYVRVGRPNLPLIERENYKFEIGKAEVMREGKDVLIIANGVLVNEAMIAVKELEAEGIQATLLNMATIKPIDKEAILKYAKLCGAVVTCEEHNVIGGLGSAVSEFLSEEHPVRVLKLGMKDTFGKSGTWSGLLDYFGLRSKNIVELAKKAVQSK; the protein is encoded by the coding sequence ATGGGAGCAGTATCCGCATCTAGCGCAGACCAAAAAGCAACCAGAGACGGTTATGGAGACGCATTGCACGAATTAGGTGCAAAACGTTCCGATATCGTAGTACTAGACGCGGATCTTTCCGGTTCTACTAAAACCAATAAATTCTCAAAGGCATTTCCTGACCGTTTTTTCAACGTAGGAGTTGCTGAGCAGAATTTAGTGGGACATGCAGCCGGACTCGCTCTTGCAGGTTACGTTCCATTTGCTTCTTCTTTCGCGATGTTCTTATCCGGAAGAGCCTGGGAAGTAGTTCGTAATAGCATAGTTTATCCTTTCTTAAATGTAAAATTAGTAGCTTCTCATGGTGGAATTACTGTAGGTGAGGACGGAGCTTCTCACCAATGTATCGAAGATTTCGCAACAATGAGAGCAATTCCTGAAATGGTAGTGATCTGTCCTTCTGATTATAACGAAACTAAACAGATCATTCATGCAATCGCAGATTATAAAGGACCGGTTTATGTAAGAGTCGGCCGTCCTAATCTTCCTTTGATCGAAAGAGAAAATTATAAATTCGAGATTGGAAAAGCAGAAGTGATGAGAGAAGGTAAAGACGTTCTTATCATTGCAAACGGAGTTCTGGTCAACGAGGCAATGATCGCAGTAAAAGAACTGGAAGCAGAAGGTATCCAAGCTACTCTTTTGAACATGGCGACCATCAAACCTATCGATAAAGAAGCTATATTAAAATATGCTAAACTTTGCGGTGCAGTTGTAACTTGCGAAGAGCATAATGTGATCGGTGGACTCGGTTCTGCAGTCAGCGAATTTTTATCTGAAGAACATCCAGTTAGAGTTCTGAAATTAGGAATGAAAGATACTTTCGGTAAATCCGGTACTTGGTCTGGACTTCTGGATTATTTCGGGCTTAGATCCAAAAACATAGTGGAACTGGCGAAAAAAGCAGTCCAATCCAAATAA
- a CDS encoding ATP-dependent Clp protease adaptor ClpS, with product MPNSPSIEEITTEDPVQIGGPWRVVLWDDNEHTYEYVIMMLMDVCKMTPEQAFSHAVEVDAQKKTVVFAGELEHAEHIQDLILNYGPDPLLPASKGSMSATLEG from the coding sequence ATGCCTAACTCACCCTCAATAGAAGAAATCACCACAGAAGATCCGGTGCAAATCGGGGGACCCTGGAGAGTGGTTTTATGGGATGATAACGAACATACTTACGAATATGTGATCATGATGCTTATGGATGTTTGTAAGATGACTCCAGAGCAAGCGTTCAGTCACGCTGTAGAAGTAGACGCCCAAAAAAAGACTGTAGTGTTTGCTGGCGAATTAGAACACGCAGAACATATCCAAGATCTAATTTTAAATTACGGGCCGGATCCACTTCTTCCCGCATCCAAAGGCTCAATGAGCGCAACGTTAGAAGGTTAG
- a CDS encoding MaoC family dehydratase, whose amino-acid sequence MAKIPTSPFAELGPKTPVETGTVKRGIYGRYLEEFTEGAIFEHPRELTIDRSFAQEFATTFMEANPLYLSAPYAQAHGFKDLLVSPLMVFNIALSLGVQNDSEKALANLGYYDVQFLKPVYPGDTLSAKTKIIKIDDKGADKPGIVHVRTICLNQNKELVLQYERKIMIYHSNGKPKGTPKPVIKEAFFPETDSPVIELPELKFPKGFETATWTDTYFENFAAGQIYIHQNGRTITDEHFPWTYRVGNTHPLHYDKLYSSGISGPMGGEPVVYGGLVFAWLCGLSSRDVTENVIWDLGFTEGYHTQPSFSGDTVTAITRVLSVKDRGTEFGIPAGEVHLQFIGLKNIKANDAFEKFGADLFLKENDKKKHGKEKLPEKIFEIERKILVKKK is encoded by the coding sequence ATGGCTAAAATCCCTACTTCCCCCTTCGCGGAACTAGGTCCCAAAACTCCGGTGGAAACCGGAACCGTAAAACGGGGTATTTACGGTAGATATCTGGAAGAATTTACAGAAGGTGCAATTTTCGAACATCCAAGAGAACTGACAATCGATCGTTCTTTTGCACAAGAGTTTGCTACCACTTTTATGGAAGCAAATCCACTTTATCTTTCTGCTCCTTATGCACAAGCTCACGGATTTAAGGATCTATTAGTTTCTCCTTTGATGGTGTTCAATATAGCACTTTCTTTGGGAGTTCAAAACGATTCAGAAAAAGCACTCGCGAACCTTGGATACTATGACGTTCAATTCCTGAAACCTGTATATCCAGGAGATACTCTTTCTGCCAAAACCAAAATTATCAAAATTGATGATAAGGGAGCGGATAAACCAGGGATCGTTCATGTTCGTACGATCTGTTTGAACCAAAACAAGGAACTAGTACTTCAATACGAAAGAAAGATCATGATCTATCACTCTAACGGAAAACCGAAAGGAACTCCAAAACCAGTGATCAAAGAAGCTTTCTTCCCTGAAACTGATAGCCCAGTGATCGAACTTCCTGAGTTAAAATTCCCAAAAGGTTTCGAAACGGCTACCTGGACAGATACTTATTTCGAAAATTTCGCAGCTGGTCAGATCTATATCCACCAAAATGGAAGAACTATCACTGACGAACATTTCCCTTGGACCTACAGAGTTGGGAACACTCATCCACTTCATTACGACAAACTTTACTCTTCCGGAATTTCCGGACCGATGGGTGGAGAACCTGTTGTTTATGGAGGACTCGTATTTGCATGGTTATGCGGGCTTTCTTCCAGAGATGTGACTGAGAATGTTATTTGGGATCTTGGATTCACCGAAGGATATCATACTCAACCTTCTTTCAGCGGAGACACTGTGACTGCGATCACTAGAGTTCTATCCGTAAAAGATAGAGGAACAGAGTTTGGGATCCCTGCGGGAGAAGTTCATCTTCAGTTCATCGGTCTGAAAAACATCAAGGCAAACGACGCCTTCGAAAAATTCGGAGCAGATCTATTCTTAAAAGAGAACGATAAGAAAAAACACGGTAAGGAAAAACTTCCTGAGAAAATTTTCGAAATCGAAAGAAAGATCCTAGTTAAGAAAAAGTAA
- the lsa23 gene encoding surface adhesion protein Lsa23, with amino-acid sequence MKSYLLIPVFILCIGCTSPPLPVFQTTEGICPKSDLFVLSQPEIDVQTGNDLVGIYCKANITPAGFEWEISLVFRDEIHPSTWKDFFYRIYRRIRYGRTYDIESFLVRLEPDSKTFQLDLKNVYSGDQIFQQDPVVHKDRILSSSLLENRNSLPIIYVNTWNHMFGEKDNNPELSKQEIQISEFRFGSRTQLDGYFGTY; translated from the coding sequence ATGAAATCTTATCTTCTTATCCCGGTATTTATTCTTTGTATTGGCTGCACGAGCCCCCCTTTGCCCGTATTCCAAACCACGGAAGGAATCTGTCCCAAGTCGGATCTATTTGTTTTATCCCAACCTGAGATAGATGTGCAGACTGGAAATGATCTGGTAGGCATCTATTGTAAGGCGAATATCACTCCTGCTGGATTTGAATGGGAGATTAGCCTTGTGTTTAGAGATGAGATACATCCAAGCACATGGAAGGATTTTTTCTATAGAATTTACAGAAGGATACGTTATGGTAGGACCTACGACATTGAATCCTTTTTAGTTCGGTTGGAACCCGATAGTAAAACTTTCCAATTGGATCTGAAGAATGTTTATTCTGGAGATCAAATCTTCCAACAAGACCCGGTCGTTCATAAGGACAGGATACTTTCTTCTTCCCTTTTGGAAAATAGGAATTCTCTGCCAATTATCTATGTAAACACTTGGAATCATATGTTTGGGGAGAAGGATAATAATCCTGAGCTTTCCAAACAAGAGATCCAAATTTCAGAGTTTCGTTTCGGATCCAGAACCCAATTGGACGGGTATTTCGGGACTTATTGA
- a CDS encoding M3 family metallopeptidase, whose translation MSSSVLFREFPQIALSAQKEKVREKIQNTKKVLEDVIQKKDVNYESVIRPLNDSMEELQEEFTVLSHLNSVKNSEETQEHYTEILPEITEFYTELGQNEELFKLYTQIYEKEKSSLDRPKNKVLEDAILQFKLGGVGLPEDKKNRLQEIQLRLSDLSNQFSQNLLDSTNSFEMKIESEEDVKEIPESDKALYKNEDGTYTFTLQFPSYNCYMTYGTNRSKREELYKAYVTRAPGNGKILEELLALRDESAKLLGYKNYAESSLATKVADSPEQVLDFLQKIGKLAKPVAEKEISELKKFAEALGIPDFQAFDSAYVSEKLKKRDYDFDEELTRPYFEKNTVVKGTFSFLEKLLGLKFEKTNAPIWDPKTEVYHVKNGSEIISRLYLDLEARKDKQGGAWMNHWETRNKLSGKTILPSAFVVCNFPPSKDSAPSLLNHSDVVTFFHEMGHALHHLCAKIEEPPVSGINGVEWDAVEFPSQFLENFAYEPEVLDFFAFHYETGKPIPKELAQKLKDTKNFLAAMGVVRQLEFGIFDIRIHLQKYSETEVQNILDTVRKEVSVLFPPGYNKFQNGFGHIFSGGYAAGYYSYKWAELLAADAFFAFRSKGIFDTDLAAKYRTEVLEKGGSENAMVLFKRFLGRDPEPDALLKLYDLVA comes from the coding sequence ATGAGTTCTTCAGTTCTATTTAGAGAATTTCCCCAAATTGCACTTTCTGCCCAAAAGGAGAAGGTGAGAGAAAAGATCCAAAACACTAAAAAGGTTTTGGAAGATGTTATTCAGAAGAAGGATGTAAATTACGAGTCTGTAATACGACCTCTGAATGATTCTATGGAGGAATTACAGGAAGAGTTCACTGTACTTTCCCACCTAAATAGTGTTAAGAATAGTGAAGAAACACAAGAGCATTATACCGAGATACTTCCTGAGATCACTGAATTTTATACGGAACTAGGACAGAACGAAGAACTGTTCAAATTATACACTCAAATATATGAGAAAGAAAAATCTTCCTTAGACAGGCCTAAGAACAAGGTTCTGGAAGATGCAATCCTACAATTCAAACTGGGTGGAGTAGGACTTCCTGAAGATAAAAAAAATCGTCTCCAAGAAATCCAACTGAGGTTGTCAGATCTTTCCAACCAATTCTCTCAAAATCTTTTGGACTCTACAAATTCTTTCGAAATGAAGATCGAATCTGAAGAAGATGTAAAAGAAATTCCTGAGTCAGACAAAGCATTGTACAAAAATGAAGATGGGACTTATACCTTCACTCTTCAATTTCCAAGTTATAATTGTTATATGACTTATGGAACCAATCGTTCTAAAAGAGAAGAATTATATAAAGCATATGTAACCCGCGCCCCAGGAAACGGAAAAATTTTAGAAGAGCTCCTTGCTTTAAGAGATGAATCTGCAAAATTACTCGGATATAAAAATTATGCAGAATCTTCTTTGGCGACTAAGGTAGCAGATTCTCCAGAGCAGGTGTTGGACTTCCTACAGAAAATTGGAAAACTTGCAAAACCAGTAGCGGAGAAGGAAATATCAGAACTCAAAAAATTTGCAGAGGCACTTGGTATTCCTGACTTCCAAGCTTTTGACAGCGCTTATGTTTCTGAAAAATTAAAAAAAAGAGACTACGATTTTGATGAAGAGCTGACCCGTCCTTATTTCGAAAAGAATACTGTGGTAAAAGGGACCTTCTCCTTTTTAGAAAAACTATTAGGATTAAAATTCGAGAAGACGAATGCTCCCATCTGGGATCCTAAAACAGAAGTTTATCATGTAAAAAATGGCTCCGAAATTATCTCAAGACTTTATTTGGATCTGGAAGCAAGAAAGGACAAACAGGGTGGGGCCTGGATGAATCACTGGGAAACTAGAAATAAACTTTCCGGTAAAACAATTCTACCTTCTGCATTTGTGGTTTGTAATTTTCCTCCTTCTAAGGATTCTGCTCCTTCTCTTTTAAATCATTCGGATGTAGTAACATTTTTCCATGAGATGGGACATGCACTTCATCATCTTTGCGCAAAAATAGAAGAACCTCCTGTGAGTGGAATTAATGGTGTGGAATGGGACGCAGTGGAATTCCCTTCTCAGTTTTTGGAAAATTTCGCTTACGAACCTGAGGTTTTGGACTTCTTCGCATTTCATTATGAAACTGGAAAACCAATCCCGAAGGAACTTGCTCAAAAATTAAAGGATACTAAAAACTTTTTGGCTGCAATGGGAGTGGTTCGACAGTTAGAATTCGGAATTTTTGATATAAGGATCCATCTCCAAAAATATTCAGAAACGGAAGTGCAGAATATTCTGGATACTGTTCGAAAAGAAGTAAGTGTTCTGTTCCCTCCTGGATATAACAAGTTCCAGAATGGATTCGGTCATATCTTCTCAGGTGGGTACGCAGCAGGCTATTATAGTTATAAATGGGCAGAACTTTTAGCAGCGGATGCTTTTTTTGCATTTAGATCCAAGGGAATTTTTGATACGGATCTTGCGGCAAAATACAGAACTGAGGTTTTGGAAAAGGGAGGCTCTGAAAACGCAATGGTTCTATTCAAACGTTTTCTAGGAAGAGATCCAGAGCCAGATGCTTTATTAAAACTATATGATTTAGTAGCCTAA
- a CDS encoding glutathione S-transferase family protein: protein MIKLHGYPISNYTNKVKLALLEKGLEFEEIRTPFSQDEEFLQKSPMGKIPYLEVDGKYLVESQAILEFLEDAYPNTKRLIPADPFEAAQVRTIISFIENYIDIPARRLYESIVEGKTITPETVELTRASIQKGAKALSRMAKFSPYIAGKEFTAADCSAFATFQIINDHIADWISPNPLFEIPGLQAYLDMMMQNPNAAKVDKPKSVVMKALKRLRK from the coding sequence ATGATAAAACTACACGGTTATCCGATCAGCAATTATACGAATAAGGTCAAATTGGCACTTTTAGAAAAAGGTTTGGAGTTCGAAGAAATTCGCACTCCCTTCTCCCAAGACGAGGAGTTCCTACAAAAAAGCCCCATGGGAAAAATTCCTTACCTGGAAGTAGATGGAAAATACCTGGTAGAGTCCCAAGCAATTTTGGAATTTTTAGAAGACGCTTATCCCAATACCAAACGTTTGATCCCAGCAGATCCATTCGAAGCGGCTCAAGTTAGAACGATTATATCCTTTATCGAAAATTATATAGATATTCCTGCGCGCAGATTGTACGAGTCGATTGTAGAAGGAAAAACTATCACACCTGAAACTGTGGAGCTCACAAGAGCTTCCATCCAAAAAGGAGCAAAGGCTCTTTCCAGAATGGCAAAATTTTCTCCTTATATTGCAGGCAAAGAATTCACTGCAGCAGATTGTTCTGCGTTTGCCACCTTTCAGATCATAAATGATCATATCGCGGATTGGATCTCTCCAAATCCACTTTTCGAAATTCCAGGACTACAAGCGTATTTGGATATGATGATGCAAAATCCAAACGCTGCAAAAGTGGACAAACCAAAGTCAGTCGTGATGAAAGCTTTAAAAAGACTCCGCAAATAG
- a CDS encoding SDR family NAD(P)-dependent oxidoreductase yields MKKTALITGASVGIGYEISKLAAKDGYDLILVARNLKTLNSVKKEMESLGANVEVLSADLSDPKTPKKIYDFAKKKKAIVDLLVNNAGFGTNGKFHSLDLKEELDLIQVNVISLVELTHLFLKDMRERHSGKILNVASTAAFQPGPMMTNYYASKAYVLFFSEGLAEEVRKDGVNVTCLCPGPTKTEFFKRAEMDKSAILNSGLVPKADAAYVAKVGYQGVKAGRAVVISGVANKVMAQSVRISPRFLVRKLAKFLNTVN; encoded by the coding sequence ATGAAAAAAACAGCATTAATTACCGGAGCAAGTGTAGGCATCGGTTACGAAATTTCTAAATTGGCCGCTAAAGATGGTTACGATCTAATACTCGTAGCAAGAAATCTCAAAACCTTAAACTCAGTAAAAAAGGAAATGGAAAGTTTGGGAGCAAACGTAGAAGTCCTTTCCGCAGATTTATCCGACCCAAAAACTCCTAAAAAAATTTACGACTTCGCCAAAAAGAAAAAAGCCATCGTAGATCTTTTAGTCAATAACGCAGGCTTTGGAACAAACGGAAAATTCCATTCATTAGATCTGAAAGAAGAGTTAGACCTTATCCAAGTCAATGTAATATCTCTTGTTGAGTTAACTCATCTTTTTTTGAAAGATATGAGAGAAAGGCATTCTGGAAAAATTTTGAATGTGGCTTCTACTGCTGCTTTTCAACCAGGGCCAATGATGACGAATTATTATGCATCTAAGGCGTACGTTCTATTCTTCTCAGAAGGTCTTGCAGAAGAAGTTCGTAAAGATGGTGTGAATGTTACCTGTCTTTGTCCAGGACCAACTAAAACGGAATTTTTCAAACGAGCAGAAATGGATAAGTCCGCGATCTTAAATAGTGGTCTTGTTCCTAAGGCAGATGCGGCTTATGTAGCTAAAGTAGGTTACCAAGGAGTGAAAGCAGGTAGAGCTGTAGTGATCTCTGGAGTAGCAAACAAAGTAATGGCACAATCTGTTCGGATCTCTCCTAGGTTCTTGGTCCGTAAATTGGCAAAATTTTTAAATACAGTAAACTAG
- a CDS encoding sterol desaturase family protein: MQETILDKAVPFFLGLALIEFIWGRRKSVYRWNDSVSDLATGILYSFTGVIITLGAILLYDKIRIYYSVQSLFHFGEFPSSSPLLKTTEGWQFNLESFLAWTFVLLAVDFIYYWFHRATHEIHFLWACHVTHHSSEEFNLTVALRQSMFQRIFEYAFNLPLALLGIPWWMFFICHGILKIYQFWVHTRLIGKLGWMEKVLLTPSHHRVHHGRDPEYLDKNHGGILILWDRWFGTYAEEKKEPIYGLTEPLPTFNPIWANLHVYISLWNLVKATPSWKDKLLLLIKKPDWRPESLGGEKKVPEINRSTYTKFDPIISNSRKVYGVLQFILLAGLSVYLLKLIKLGKMSFVLYSGFGVWFFFAFLSLGLVWNGRTKMEKWEVLKFAALSVLIYIFY; the protein is encoded by the coding sequence ATGCAAGAAACGATTTTGGACAAGGCGGTTCCTTTTTTCCTGGGACTGGCCTTGATAGAATTTATATGGGGAAGAAGGAAATCAGTTTATAGATGGAATGATTCTGTTTCTGATCTGGCGACCGGGATTTTATACTCTTTTACCGGAGTTATAATTACTTTAGGAGCTATTCTTCTATATGATAAAATCAGAATATATTATTCTGTCCAAAGTCTTTTTCATTTTGGAGAATTTCCATCTTCTTCTCCTTTGCTAAAAACAACTGAGGGTTGGCAATTTAACCTAGAGTCGTTTCTTGCATGGACATTTGTTCTGCTTGCTGTGGATTTTATTTATTATTGGTTTCATAGGGCAACTCATGAGATCCATTTTTTATGGGCATGCCATGTGACCCATCATTCCAGTGAGGAATTTAATCTAACAGTTGCGCTTAGACAATCTATGTTCCAAAGGATTTTTGAATATGCCTTCAATCTTCCTTTGGCATTGCTTGGAATTCCTTGGTGGATGTTCTTTATCTGCCATGGAATTTTGAAGATCTACCAATTCTGGGTCCATACTAGATTGATTGGAAAATTAGGTTGGATGGAAAAAGTGCTTCTGACTCCTTCTCATCATAGAGTTCACCATGGAAGAGATCCTGAATATTTAGATAAGAATCATGGTGGAATACTCATCCTTTGGGACCGCTGGTTTGGAACGTATGCTGAAGAGAAGAAGGAACCCATCTACGGATTAACAGAACCTCTTCCTACATTCAATCCTATCTGGGCAAATTTGCATGTATATATTTCTCTTTGGAATTTGGTAAAGGCTACTCCTAGTTGGAAAGATAAACTTCTTCTTCTTATAAAAAAGCCTGATTGGAGACCTGAGTCTTTGGGGGGAGAGAAGAAGGTCCCTGAAATAAACAGATCCACATATACAAAATTCGATCCGATAATTTCTAATTCCAGAAAGGTATATGGAGTATTGCAGTTTATCCTTCTTGCGGGACTTTCTGTATATCTATTGAAACTTATAAAACTCGGAAAGATGTCTTTTGTATTATATTCAGGTTTTGGAGTTTGGTTCTTTTTTGCATTTTTAAGTTTAGGTCTTGTATGGAATGGAAGAACTAAGATGGAAAAATGGGAAGTCCTGAAGTTTGCAGCCTTAAGTGTTTTGATTTATATTTTTTATTAA
- a CDS encoding acyl-CoA dehydrogenase family protein: MNSPLQFELPEELQQLRELVRDVVRKEVVPNRMHYDENNEYPKAILQKFKEAGLYQALFDEEHGGLGYGMMGGIVLAEEVSWGCLGVNTAFTSTKLGALPIDVGGTKAQKDKWLPLLASGEKTAAFGLSEPGAGSDVPAMATTAVKKGDRYVLNGTKQWISSAGQADIYTVFAMTDKGRGPRGISCFIIEKGTKGFSFGKKEDKLGIRCSETRQLIMEDCEIPEENLLGGKENMGFLHAFKTLILSRPAVAAGAVGLMQGAFDAAIEYAREREQFGTTIASFQAIQHMLADMAIKIEGSRLLTYKAGVYAETFHKDAAKFSAMAKCYASDSSVQVASDAVQIFGGYGYTKEYPVEKFYRDAKILQIYEGTSQIQRNEIAAGLIKDAASKTKKG; the protein is encoded by the coding sequence TTGAATTCACCGCTTCAATTCGAATTACCAGAGGAATTACAACAACTCAGAGAACTGGTCAGGGACGTAGTCAGAAAAGAAGTCGTTCCGAACAGAATGCATTACGACGAAAATAACGAGTATCCAAAAGCTATTTTACAAAAATTTAAAGAAGCTGGATTATACCAGGCATTGTTCGACGAAGAACATGGTGGACTAGGTTATGGAATGATGGGAGGGATTGTCCTCGCAGAAGAAGTTTCCTGGGGATGTTTGGGAGTAAACACTGCATTCACTTCTACCAAACTAGGAGCTCTGCCAATCGACGTAGGCGGAACCAAAGCTCAAAAAGACAAATGGCTTCCTCTTCTTGCTTCTGGAGAAAAAACTGCTGCATTTGGTTTATCTGAACCTGGGGCAGGTTCCGATGTTCCTGCGATGGCGACTACTGCAGTAAAAAAAGGGGACCGTTATGTTCTAAACGGAACCAAACAATGGATCAGTAGTGCAGGCCAAGCTGATATTTATACTGTGTTTGCAATGACTGATAAAGGGAGAGGTCCAAGAGGGATTTCTTGTTTTATCATAGAAAAAGGTACCAAAGGTTTTTCTTTCGGAAAGAAAGAAGACAAGCTGGGGATCAGATGTTCTGAAACAAGACAGTTGATCATGGAAGACTGCGAGATCCCTGAAGAAAATCTTTTGGGTGGAAAAGAGAATATGGGATTCTTGCATGCGTTCAAGACTCTTATACTTTCTAGACCTGCAGTTGCAGCAGGTGCAGTTGGTTTAATGCAAGGTGCATTCGATGCCGCAATTGAATATGCAAGAGAAAGAGAACAGTTTGGAACTACAATTGCTTCTTTCCAGGCAATTCAACATATGCTTGCAGACATGGCCATCAAGATAGAAGGTTCCAGACTTCTAACTTACAAAGCAGGAGTTTACGCAGAAACTTTCCATAAAGACGCTGCGAAATTTTCCGCAATGGCAAAATGTTATGCGTCCGATTCTTCTGTCCAAGTTGCGTCCGACGCAGTGCAAATTTTTGGGGGTTACGGATACACGAAAGAATACCCTGTGGAAAAATTTTATAGGGACGCTAAAATCCTTCAGATCTACGAAGGCACAAGCCAGATCCAGAGGAATGAAATTGCTGCAGGACTCATAAAAGATGCAGCATCTAAAACCAAAAAAGGCTAA